The Pseudomonas triclosanedens genome has a window encoding:
- a CDS encoding fimbrial protein: MRYVATTTLLLALCSTASQALQVGSDNIELKGTVVSGGCTVATGDNNKTVDLGSWKPSDLPSAGSTTTARSFNISLQSCPAASMVAIRFSGQSVAGQPSLLALDSASTASNVGIELKDKNAAPLALGDYSPVVTVDANGDATLEFSANLIATASPVGAGSVRADATFVLQYN; the protein is encoded by the coding sequence ATGAGATACGTAGCTACCACAACCCTGCTGCTGGCGCTGTGTTCGACAGCTTCCCAAGCCCTCCAAGTGGGCTCCGACAATATCGAGCTCAAAGGCACGGTAGTCTCGGGAGGTTGTACAGTAGCGACCGGAGACAACAACAAGACCGTCGACCTGGGAAGCTGGAAACCGTCGGATTTGCCAAGCGCTGGCAGCACCACGACCGCCAGGAGTTTCAACATCTCACTGCAAAGCTGCCCGGCAGCCAGCATGGTAGCCATTCGTTTCAGCGGCCAGAGCGTCGCCGGCCAGCCCAGCCTGCTCGCACTTGACAGCGCCAGTACCGCCAGCAATGTGGGCATCGAGTTGAAAGACAAGAACGCAGCTCCGCTTGCTCTCGGCGACTACAGCCCTGTAGTCACGGTTGACGCAAACGGCGATGCGACCCTTGAGTTCTCGGCCAACCTCATAGCCACCGCAAGCCCGGTGGGAGCCGGCAGCGTACGGGCGGATGCCACCTTCGTCCTCCAGTACAACTGA
- a CDS encoding alpha/beta fold hydrolase encodes MPSVSRESWIDSARGQLFAQDWAPAGASGAPILLLHDSLGCVALWRDFPEHLARTTGRQVIAYDRLGFGRSARYPGTLRLDFIGDEAQTNFPLLQRHFGFERCVVFGHSVGGAMAVACAAQHPQACAALVTEAAQAFVEHRTRDGIRAAEQEFAGAGQLERLQKYHGDKAFWVLRAWVDTWLSDDFSDWNLDAELALVRCPLLSLHGEQDEYGSTTHPERLTAVPDVPTVLKLLPDCGHVPHRQQQATVLAAVDDFLRRFAGA; translated from the coding sequence ATGCCATCCGTCAGCCGCGAAAGCTGGATCGACAGCGCCCGAGGCCAGCTCTTCGCCCAGGACTGGGCACCCGCCGGCGCCAGCGGCGCACCCATCCTGCTGCTGCACGACTCCCTGGGGTGCGTGGCGCTGTGGCGCGATTTTCCCGAACATCTGGCGCGCACCACCGGCCGCCAGGTAATCGCCTACGACCGCCTGGGCTTTGGCCGCTCCGCACGCTACCCCGGCACCCTGCGGCTGGACTTCATCGGCGACGAGGCGCAGACGAACTTCCCGCTGCTGCAACGGCACTTCGGCTTCGAGCGCTGCGTGGTGTTCGGCCATAGCGTTGGCGGCGCGATGGCGGTGGCCTGCGCGGCGCAACACCCGCAGGCATGCGCGGCGCTGGTCACCGAGGCGGCCCAGGCTTTCGTCGAGCACCGCACGCGCGATGGCATCCGCGCGGCCGAGCAGGAGTTCGCCGGCGCAGGCCAGTTGGAGCGCTTGCAGAAGTACCACGGCGACAAGGCGTTCTGGGTGCTGCGGGCGTGGGTCGATACCTGGCTGTCGGACGACTTCAGCGACTGGAACCTGGATGCGGAGCTGGCACTGGTGCGCTGCCCGCTGCTGAGCCTGCACGGCGAGCAGGACGAGTACGGCTCCACCACGCACCCGGAGCGCCTGACCGCGGTGCCGGACGTGCCAACGGTGCTCAAGCTGCTGCCCGACTGCGGCCACGTTCCGCACCGCCAGCAACAGGCCACGGTGCTGGCGGCGGTGGACGATTTCCTGCGGCGCTTCGCCGGGGCGTAG